A genomic segment from Euleptes europaea isolate rEulEur1 chromosome 15, rEulEur1.hap1, whole genome shotgun sequence encodes:
- the LOC130487651 gene encoding uncharacterized protein LOC130487651: MTYINIDERQEHCRVILSCQNNQLYAQHVLKDFSVSSMHPLKNLDTRIFAGNLNPVGEANSNTERHLYQSVENLHWASGANSSCHPHCGNVDNELIFRYKGTAHWSKCSGEGAPAPSSPECCRHFPFPSQQIPPSAQDIALSPCAKVPPWLFSSPMDGDAKRNFKEKLRIHSTKTAEICNPLRPQASLNDLIARECSECQACQQYKNGCSVNCCTIFVQHATLAHGPWMALGRHRPCFSRRLTNPEDIKQEAQRRLQIRRQNSSPNLALHCASEGQEMVKSQTTGSLKGCEGEEDTKRTLELNRKGDCKERLYIPTFEEFKRMRVKEMCLQNGSNEATKDLKEGTQKLEEKRNQNLCVDYQQNLAKEMVSTIDDYDDVFHENIQNASGLAGYQDSSSTWDRSFCLMNMPVERDCNSEVPSSDRIPDPICSSPIPRPPLQSAAGPTEGGKNLAEGDKQELCARQLSEVLHHAGQSLVSETQSSCCPLLLEATDISSYGAKLQKMKDEFIGSALDLIKKSCSAETATESPSKGPSGLEKSDLTFLENHHQPTNSSPNCRRSSSDISHETPDSAKTQRECRLRPHFSDPMPTDAVKRKQLELKIAAAARQHAQKRRQEREHSMITTFSLNRAGVGVPLLVLVLSV, translated from the exons ATGACATACATTAACATTGATGAGAGACAGGAGCACTGTCGGGTAATTTTGAGCTGCCAGAATAATCAGCTGTATGCACAACATGTCTTAAAGGATTTCTCGGTTAGCAGCATGCATCCACTGAAGAATTTAGACACTCGGATTTTTGCCGGCAATCTTAATCCTGTAGGGGAAGCAAACAGCAATACAGAGAGACATCTCTATCAGAGTGTAGAGAATCTACACTGGGCCTCAGGAGCTAACTCAAGTTGCCATCCCCACTGTGGGAACGTAGACAATGAACTCATTTTCCGTTACAAAGGCACAGCACATTGGTCCAAGTGTTCCGGGGAGGGAGCCCCAGCCCCCAGCTCACCTGAATGTTGCCGACACTTTCCTTTTCCATCCCAGCAAATACCACCTTCAGCACAAGACATAGCCCTTTCCCCCTGTGCCAAAGTGCCTCCATGGCTTTTTTCCTCGCCCATGGATGGGGATGCCAAAAGAAACTTTAAGGAAAAACTTAGGATCCACAGTACTAAAACTGCAGAGATTTGCAACCCCCTCAGACCTCAAGCTTCCTTGAATGACCTGATTGCAAGGGAGTGTTCAGAATGCCAGGCATGCCAACAATATAAGAATGGCTGTTCAGTTAACTGTTGTACCATATTTGTGCAACATGCTACCCTTGCTCATGGACCATGGATGGCACTGGGGAGGCATCGCCCTTGTTTTTCTCGTAGACTGACCAATCCAGAAGACATCAAACAAGAAGCTCAGAGAAGGCTGCAGATCAGAAGACAGAACAGCTCACCCAACTTAGCTCTTCATTGTGCCAGTGAAGGACAGGAGATGGTCAAATCTCAAACCACTGGATCCCTAAAAGGATGTGAGGGGGAAGAGGACACCAAAAGGACACTGGAACTGAACAGAAAAGGAGACTGCAAAGAGAGGCTGTACATACCCACTTTTGAGGAGTTCAAGAGGATGAGAGTCAAGGAAATGTGTTTGCAAAATGGTAGTAATGAAGCCACAAAAGACTTGAAGGAAGGGACCCAAAAATtagaagaaaagagaaaccaGAACCTTTGTGTAGATTATCAGCAGAATCTTGCCAAAGAAATGGTTTCAACCATAGATGATTATGATGATGTGTTCCATGAAAATATTCAAAACGCTTCTGGTTTGGCTGGCTATCAAGATTCTTCATCCACATGGGACAGGAGCTTCTGCCTGATGAATATGCCGGTGGAAAGAGACTGTAACAGTGAGGTGCCAAGTTCCGACAGAATCCCAGATCCCATTTGTTCTAGCCCAATTCCAAGACCTCCTTTACAATCTGCTGCGGGTCctacagagggagggaagaactTGGCTGAAGGGGACAAGCAGGAGTTGTGTGCAAGACAACTAAGTGAAGTACTTCATCATGCTGGACAGTCCCTTGTGTCTGAAACTCAGTCTTCTTGCTGCCCGCTGCTGTTAGAAGCAACAGATATATCCAGCTATGGAGCTAAGCTACAGAAAATGAAGGATGAATTTATAGGTTCTGCACTGGACCTCATTAAGAAGAG CTGCAGTGCTGAAACTGCCACGGAGTCCCCATCCAAAGGACCAAGTGGACTTGAGAAGTCTGATCTCACCTTTCTAGAGAACCATCATCAACCCACA AATTCCAGCCCCAACTGCCGCAGATCcagttctgacatttctcatGAAACTCCAGACTCTGCAAAAACTCAGCGGGAGTGTCGATTACGGCCTCATTTCAGCGATCCGATGCCAACAGATGCTGTGAAGAGGAAACAACTGGAGCTAAAGATAGCTGCGGCAGCACGGCAGCATGCTCAGAAGCGCCGGCAAGAGAGAGAGCACAGTATGATCACTACCTTCTCCTTGAATCGTGCAGGTGTTGGTGTGCCCTTGTTGGTCTTAGTTCTGAGTGTCTGA
- the LOC130487650 gene encoding myosin-M heavy chain-like has protein sequence MGKCHLGQRHHIFMCQAQDWYKEHFADGFLNSRATTKANINHGSSFDENRRVLGGSLRSKHRWSNVSSLSADSGIVGGNDERDNADASSGGAPRMRSTEMERADSGISQVLTRKWRRSRASEMLTSLQAWEAYQPCTDCGGRDFPVETDVQNQNKRRANLCEKCLKCRTERKESVLEFVNTEASYGEDLRIIKEEFYLPMQAAGLLTQDQLLVVFSNIQELIDLNENFLEYLQEEIDQAFEQGDDDLMTVCIGEIFLEFVNMLPAFQTYCLQQSSSVNMLNALEKEKELLRIFLNVSQNDNTVLRRMNLRSFLMAPLQRVTKYPLLLSRVIKATIEYHPDHSSLREAKSRIESHLEHINMKTKQEGNSWTLRSFRQDSKKNREVINIEMRETAIKTVGWLREETRFVMEGPLQLAQPPDGQWVKKGSKTLKFQSMQVLLVVNIRRASESSFEPGEPGPVKDAVLVVIRDKNNGKFSLLREPLRLSNCVVSVDPDCDDTFELIEIRRESFVFRDGDKARTHHWFRQIRRYSRELGSWKKRRNALPNIMISASHNRS, from the exons ATGGGAAAATGCCACTTAGGGCAGCGCCATCACATCTTCATGTGCCAAGCTCAGGACTGGTACAAAGAGCACTTTGCCGATGGCTTCTTGAATA GCCGGGCCACGACAAAAGCCAACATTAACCACGGCAGCAGCTTTGATGAGAACCGGCGTGTGCTGGGTGGCTCTCTTCGTTCCAAGCACCGCTGGAGCAATGTCAGCAGTCTCAGCGCCGACAGCGGCATTGTGGGCGGGAACGATGAGAGGGACAATGCGGATGCCAGCAGTGGAGGGGCGCCAAGGATGAGATCAACTGAGATGGAGAGGGCAGACAGCGGCATCAGCCAAGTGCTGACTAGGAAGTGGAGGAGAAGCCGAGCGTCTGAAATGCTGACTTCCCTACAAGCGTGGGAAGCCTACCAGCCATGCACCGACTGTGGGGGTAGAGATTTCCCGGTGGAAACAGACGTTCAGAATCAGAACAAGAGGCGGGCCAACCTCTGCGAGAAATGCCTGAAATGCCGGACAGAGCGGAAGGAGTCGGTGCTAGAGTTTGTTAATACTGAAGCCAGTTATGGGGAGGACCTGCGCATCATCAAAGAGGAATTCTACCTCCCCATGCAAGCAGCTGGCCTCCTTACACAGGACCAGCTGCTGGTGGTTTTTAGCAACATTCAGGAGTTGATTGACCTCAATGAAAACTTTCTGGAGTACCTGCAGGAAGAAATTGACCAAGCCTTTGAGCAG GGTGATGATGACCTGATGACTGTGTGCATTGGTGAAATATTCCTGGAGTTTGTCaacatgctgcctgctttccagACCTATTGTCTCCAGCAGTCCTCTTCGGTGAACATGCTCAACGCattggagaaagagaaggagctaCTCAG GATATTCCTCAATGTTTCTCAGAATGACAACACAGTGCTTCGCCGCATGAATCTGCGGTCCTTCCTCATGGCTCCCCTACAAAGAGTCACGAAATACCCACTTCTGTTGAGCCGCGTCATCAAAGCCACCATTGAGTACCACCCCGATCACAGCAGCCTAAGGGAAGCCAAGAGCCGCATTGAGTCCCACCTGGAGCACATTAACATGAAGACTAAGCAGGAAGGAAACTCATGGACTCTGCGTTCATTCCGCCAGGACAGTAAGAAGAATAGGGAAGTGATAAACATTGAAATGAGGGAAACTGCCATCAAGACTGTGGGCTGGTTACGAGAAGAAACCCGCTTTGTTATGGAAGGACCGCTGCAGCTAGCCCAGCCGCCTGATGGACAGTGGGTGAAAAAGGGCAGCAAGACCTTGAAATTCCAGAGCATGCAAGTGCTCCTCGTGGTCAACATCAGACGTGCATCCGAGTCTAGCTTTGAGCCTGGGGAGCCAGGGCCTGTAAAAGATGCGGTGCTGGTGGTTATTAGGGACAAAAACAATGGGAAGTTTAGTTTGCTCAGGGAACCCTTGAGACTCAGTAATTGTGTGGTCTCTGTGGATCCTGACTGTGATGATACATTTGAACTTATTGAAATCCGGCGGGAATCCTTTGTGTTCCGAGATGGAGACAAAGCCCGGACTCACCACTGGTTTAGACAGATACGGAGGTACTCACGGGAGCTGGGATCCTGGAAGAAGCGTCGTAATGCCCTACCCAACATCATGATAAGTGCATCCCACAATAGATCTTAA